A region from the Nocardioides coralli genome encodes:
- the tpiA gene encoding triose-phosphate isomerase: MTRTPLMAGNWKMNLNHQEAVVLVQKLAWTLADKKHDYQQVEVVVVPPFTDLRSVQTLVDGDQLLVKYGAQDVSQHEGGAYTGEISAAMLAKLGCSYVVVGHSERREHHGESDELVNAKAHRALAAGMTPIVCVGEGLEVRQAGEHVAHTLAQVDGSLAGFSAEQVAELVVAYEPVWAIGTGEVATPDDAQEVCAAIRERIREVHGDTAADGVRVLYGGSVKAANVAGIMDRNDVDGCLVGGASLQADEFGGICRFYDMPLL, encoded by the coding sequence ACTGGAAGATGAACCTGAACCACCAGGAAGCGGTGGTGCTGGTCCAGAAGCTGGCGTGGACGCTCGCCGACAAGAAGCACGACTACCAGCAGGTCGAGGTGGTGGTGGTGCCGCCGTTCACCGACCTGCGGTCGGTGCAGACCCTCGTCGACGGCGACCAGCTGTTGGTGAAGTACGGCGCCCAGGACGTCTCCCAGCACGAGGGAGGCGCCTACACGGGCGAGATCTCCGCCGCGATGCTCGCGAAGCTCGGCTGCTCCTACGTGGTGGTCGGCCACTCCGAGCGCCGCGAGCACCACGGCGAGAGCGACGAGCTCGTCAACGCCAAGGCCCACCGCGCCCTGGCGGCAGGCATGACCCCGATCGTCTGTGTCGGCGAAGGGCTCGAGGTGCGTCAGGCCGGCGAGCACGTCGCCCACACGCTGGCCCAGGTCGACGGCTCGCTCGCGGGCTTCTCGGCCGAGCAGGTGGCCGAGCTCGTGGTCGCCTACGAGCCGGTGTGGGCCATCGGCACCGGGGAGGTCGCCACGCCCGACGACGCCCAGGAGGTGTGCGCCGCCATCCGCGAGCGGATCCGCGAGGTGCACGGTGACACGGCGGCCGACGGCGTACGCGTCCTCTACGGCGGCTCGGTGAAGGCGGCCAACGTCGCCGGCATCATGGACCGCAACGACGTCGACGGCTGCCTGGTGGGTGGTGCGAGCCTGCAGGCCGACGAGTTCGGCGGCATCTGCCGCTTCTACGACATGCCACTGCTCTGA
- the secG gene encoding preprotein translocase subunit SecG, with protein sequence MTLLFTILLVLTSLLMIALVLLHKGRGGGLSDMFGGGVSSSLGGSSVAERNLDRITVGIGVIWFACILALGLLKAYQS encoded by the coding sequence GTGACCCTGCTCTTCACCATCCTGCTCGTCCTGACGAGCTTGCTCATGATCGCCCTGGTGCTCCTGCACAAGGGCCGCGGCGGCGGCCTGTCCGACATGTTCGGCGGCGGTGTCTCGAGCTCGCTGGGAGGCTCCTCGGTCGCGGAGCGCAACCTGGACCGCATCACCGTCGGCATCGGCGTGATCTGGTTCGCCTGCATCCTCGCCCTTGGCCTGCTCAAGGCCTACCAGAGCTGA
- a CDS encoding RNA polymerase-binding protein RbpA produces the protein MAQGGNAIRGSRVGAGPMGEAERGEAAPRQSVAYYCSHDHRSVVTFSVEAAIPDSWDCPKCGLPASVDSENPPPAPKIEPYKTHLAYVKERRSDAEAADILDEALELLRSRRKSGDLIF, from the coding sequence GTGGCTCAAGGTGGAAACGCGATTCGCGGCAGCCGGGTCGGCGCCGGACCGATGGGCGAGGCCGAGCGCGGCGAGGCCGCACCCCGGCAGTCGGTCGCCTACTACTGCTCCCACGACCACCGCTCGGTCGTGACCTTCTCGGTCGAGGCGGCCATCCCCGACTCGTGGGACTGCCCCAAGTGCGGGCTCCCGGCGAGCGTGGACTCGGAGAACCCGCCCCCGGCGCCGAAGATCGAGCCCTACAAGACGCACCTGGCCTACGTGAAGGAGCGCCGCTCCGACGCCGAGGCCGCCGACATCCTCGACGAGGCCCTCGAGCTGCTCCGCTCCCGCCGCAAGTCCGGCGACCTGATCTTCTGA
- a CDS encoding type IV toxin-antitoxin system AbiEi family antitoxin domain-containing protein, with translation MSQRVSWLPPDLPFLDERCPLPLTRPFTRAQAEKLGVSRARLSTLLRRGLVRQVLRGVYVAAQAVDSIELRAEALAAVVPPFAVVTDRTAAWLHMVDVLPASAVHEMPPVEIYSRARSRVRRPSVTSGERRMRDEDVMVIGGVLVTTKLRTALDLGRRLNRYHALAALDALLRAGVRHEELLDGVRRFRGERGVVQLRTLAPLADRRAESPPESVLRLHWLETPGLPPPDPQLPVHDGGIVRCRIDVGNDDLRYGAEYNGRAFHEDVESDEARLGWLDEERGWLIDVFVDADIFPRGDPTPRLMQGASDARRRSGRWVPQGHYLPQ, from the coding sequence ATGTCCCAACGCGTGTCATGGCTGCCGCCCGACCTGCCGTTCCTCGACGAGCGTTGCCCACTGCCGCTGACCAGACCGTTCACCAGGGCGCAGGCCGAGAAGCTCGGCGTCTCCCGAGCACGCCTGTCGACATTGCTCCGACGCGGTCTCGTCCGCCAGGTGCTCCGCGGGGTCTACGTGGCCGCCCAGGCTGTCGACTCGATCGAGCTTCGTGCCGAGGCCCTCGCCGCGGTCGTCCCTCCGTTCGCGGTCGTCACCGACCGCACTGCCGCCTGGCTCCACATGGTCGACGTCCTCCCGGCGTCGGCAGTGCACGAGATGCCACCCGTGGAGATCTACTCCCGGGCAAGGAGCCGAGTACGCCGGCCGAGCGTCACCAGCGGTGAGCGGCGCATGCGCGACGAGGACGTCATGGTCATCGGCGGCGTACTCGTGACCACCAAGCTGCGCACCGCTCTGGACCTCGGACGTCGGCTCAACCGTTACCACGCCCTCGCGGCGCTCGACGCGCTCCTTCGTGCTGGCGTGCGCCACGAGGAGCTGCTCGACGGGGTCCGTCGGTTCCGCGGTGAGCGTGGTGTGGTCCAGCTCCGCACCCTGGCGCCGCTCGCGGACCGGCGGGCTGAGTCGCCGCCGGAGTCCGTCCTCCGCCTGCACTGGCTGGAGACGCCCGGTCTCCCGCCGCCCGATCCGCAGCTGCCGGTCCACGATGGCGGCATCGTCCGCTGTCGCATCGACGTCGGCAACGACGACCTGCGGTACGGCGCGGAGTACAACGGCCGGGCGTTCCACGAGGACGTCGAGTCCGACGAGGCACGGTTGGGGTGGTTGGACGAGGAGCGGGGGTGGCTGATCGACGTGTTCGTGGACGCCGACATCTTCCCGCGTGGAGACCCCACGCCACGTCTGATGCAGGGGGCGAGCGATGCCCGGCGGAGGTCTGGACGGTGGGTGCCGCAGGGTCACTACCTGCCGCAGTGA